A stretch of Vibrio maritimus DNA encodes these proteins:
- a CDS encoding tetratricopeptide repeat protein produces the protein MKGFKLVIIGLMLLGIQACTTTKEPTYDTSLYQGRPIDTLTQGPPPESEVEAIQRGDAALNASNVDLALYEYIRSLSFSPANYKDKTLYTIGQIHLSRGNNDLAESAFLMSVDENPNNAAALQQLGNLYTQLGRTDEGESYFLRSVNADQIRLGSKAMIDYNSLTVASVESLQVDSQSPAISYMGLGILADVENRYDIARVLYDKALTAAPNSTKALINMGYSYYMSGDNTTAARYTQKALKREPNNEKAQNNMALIYLAQGQENQALNMFDRHMERHEALNNVGYFLMLKGKPERSIPYFQQAIDAKPSYYKLANDNLDRALAEVRVKEVIVTSN, from the coding sequence ATGAAGGGATTCAAACTAGTCATTATCGGCTTGATGTTATTGGGTATTCAAGCTTGTACCACGACGAAGGAGCCGACATACGATACGTCACTGTATCAAGGTCGACCGATCGACACTTTGACTCAGGGACCACCTCCAGAATCTGAGGTGGAAGCTATCCAACGCGGTGATGCCGCGCTCAATGCAAGTAATGTAGATCTGGCGTTATATGAGTACATTCGATCCTTGTCGTTTAGTCCGGCAAACTATAAAGATAAGACGCTGTATACAATAGGGCAAATACACCTTTCGCGAGGGAACAATGACCTGGCCGAAAGCGCGTTCTTAATGTCTGTCGATGAGAACCCTAATAATGCCGCTGCACTTCAGCAGTTGGGAAATCTGTATACACAGTTGGGACGCACTGACGAGGGTGAAAGCTACTTTTTGCGCTCTGTGAATGCTGACCAAATCCGATTGGGTTCGAAGGCGATGATAGATTACAACAGTTTAACTGTGGCAAGTGTTGAGTCACTGCAGGTAGACTCGCAGTCTCCAGCTATTTCTTACATGGGACTGGGCATATTAGCAGATGTTGAAAACCGCTACGATATTGCTCGGGTACTTTATGACAAGGCGCTGACTGCGGCCCCAAACTCAACGAAAGCACTCATTAATATGGGATACTCCTATTACATGTCTGGAGACAACACCACAGCAGCTAGATACACACAAAAAGCACTGAAAAGGGAGCCAAACAACGAAAAGGCGCAAAATAATATGGCCCTGATTTATCTCGCTCAAGGACAGGAGAACCAAGCGCTCAACATGTTCGACCGACATATGGAGAGGCATGAAGCACTCAACAATGTAGGATACTTCTTGATGCTGAAAGGCAAACCAGAGCGTTCAATTCCGTACTTTCAGCAAGCAATTGATGCAAAACCATCATACTACAAGTTGGCCAATGACAACTTGGATCGAGCTTTAGCAGAGGTTCGTGTTAAGGAAGTTATCGTCACAAGTAACTAG
- a CDS encoding type II secretion system F family protein, protein MEELLNSVTGLTDFSASRGQLMLLGVLVAVTLSVFCLGFVFSGLRSNINRRVDELSNPEQKRQSSKVRDTLESISPIYMPKSGKERENIRHQLMHAGMHHKSAIANFYAIKLFCFVVGAVIAGVIYLTVDNSAMVNFYMASVLFVGLFLPNIILRKKAKARQNKIRRGIPDALDLLVVCTESGLGFLSALRRVADEIYISHPELGDELETICVKVKAGVEIPKAFEEMIVRTGLTELAGLVSMLSHASRIGGSISDTLREYTEDYRDKRNQAAEEIAAKIPTKMMFPMFLFIWPCFFIVAIGPSVLIILKNFE, encoded by the coding sequence ATGGAAGAACTACTCAATAGCGTTACTGGACTAACTGACTTTAGTGCATCACGGGGACAACTTATGTTGCTTGGTGTTCTCGTTGCGGTCACCTTATCCGTGTTTTGTTTAGGGTTTGTGTTCAGCGGTTTGCGTTCAAACATAAATCGTCGGGTCGATGAGTTAAGCAACCCTGAACAAAAGAGACAGAGCAGTAAAGTAAGAGACACCCTAGAGTCTATTTCGCCGATCTACATGCCAAAGAGCGGGAAAGAGCGGGAAAATATCAGACATCAGTTGATGCATGCAGGTATGCACCACAAAAGTGCGATAGCAAACTTTTATGCCATCAAGTTGTTTTGTTTTGTAGTGGGGGCGGTGATTGCTGGTGTGATCTACCTGACAGTAGATAACTCAGCGATGGTCAACTTTTACATGGCAAGTGTTTTGTTTGTGGGCTTGTTCTTACCCAACATTATTCTTAGAAAAAAAGCGAAGGCTCGACAAAACAAGATCAGACGCGGTATCCCCGATGCACTAGACTTATTGGTGGTGTGTACAGAGTCCGGTTTGGGTTTTCTATCTGCATTAAGAAGAGTTGCCGACGAGATATACATCTCACACCCAGAGCTAGGTGATGAGCTTGAAACAATTTGCGTCAAGGTAAAAGCCGGGGTAGAGATACCTAAAGCGTTTGAGGAAATGATAGTCAGGACTGGGTTGACCGAGCTTGCGGGCCTAGTGAGTATGCTATCTCATGCCTCGCGTATTGGTGGTTCTATTTCCGATACGCTGCGAGAGTACACAGAAGATTACCGTGATAAGCGTAACCAGGCTGCAGAAGAGATAGCTGCCAAAATACCAACGAAAATGATGTTCCCGATGTTCCTATTCATATGGCCATGTTTCTTTATCGTGGCAATTGGACCATCGGTTCTAATTATACTCAAAAACTTTGAGTAA
- a CDS encoding type II secretion system F family protein, with translation MNVDATLFFILLFVSIFLISQALILPAAGQRAKHQELAKRLKKTKSNIDSESVNLLKEHYNKSLSPLDRKLVEMPYFANLKKMLELAGINMGLGDIIGRSLIGCLVLVVLGLFFSVPWYFIVIGCALLLMAVAYVVNWKISRRLAKFEEQLPEALDIIRRMLQAGQPLTQAFKEVGDELPNPAGEEFKNTFNLLNFGYDTKVAILNMADRVPTVSMLAFSSAVLLQKDTGGNLSENLHKVSEVLRARFKLARKIKTLSAESRLSAWILVLAPFVLFGGLTIVNPEYVDPLYTDPRGLKIIGLGMISLVLGAFWIRKVVNVEV, from the coding sequence ATGAACGTTGATGCGACCCTTTTCTTCATCCTCCTGTTTGTCTCGATATTTCTGATCTCACAGGCGTTAATTTTGCCTGCTGCAGGTCAAAGGGCAAAGCACCAAGAGCTTGCAAAACGCCTCAAGAAAACTAAATCGAACATCGATAGCGAAAGTGTCAATTTGTTGAAAGAGCATTACAACAAATCTCTGTCACCACTCGATCGAAAACTGGTAGAGATGCCTTATTTCGCCAATTTGAAGAAAATGCTTGAACTTGCCGGTATCAATATGGGGCTCGGGGATATTATCGGAAGAAGCCTAATCGGTTGTTTAGTCTTGGTGGTTCTCGGACTGTTTTTCTCTGTGCCTTGGTATTTTATTGTTATCGGCTGTGCTTTGCTACTGATGGCAGTGGCCTATGTCGTCAACTGGAAGATATCAAGGCGGCTGGCAAAGTTCGAAGAACAGCTACCAGAGGCATTAGACATTATCCGTCGTATGTTGCAAGCAGGTCAGCCACTTACGCAAGCTTTCAAAGAAGTTGGCGATGAACTACCTAATCCAGCAGGAGAGGAATTCAAGAACACCTTTAACTTACTTAACTTTGGCTATGACACTAAGGTCGCTATTTTGAATATGGCAGATCGCGTTCCAACAGTGTCAATGCTTGCCTTCTCATCAGCTGTTCTGCTGCAGAAAGATACTGGTGGTAACCTTTCTGAGAACTTGCACAAGGTGTCGGAAGTACTGAGAGCGCGCTTTAAGCTGGCTAGGAAGATAAAGACACTGTCAGCAGAGAGTCGATTGTCTGCTTGGATATTGGTTTTAGCTCCGTTTGTATTGTTTGGCGGCTTAACAATAGTAAATCCAGAATATGTCGACCCCTTATACACGGATCCGCGAGGACTCAAAATCATTGGACTAGGAATGATAAGTCTGGTGTTGGGAGCGTTCTGGATTCGTAAAGTGGTGAATGTGGAGGTGTAG
- a CDS encoding AAA family ATPase has translation MGEPVPINRDNLESVQYSLRTNLHVWIFNVTDEFRRHITNELSKSINTVVETMSLNLVSEESLSPLHAPDVIFVEAKQGWAAKVAEIQNYSLPFGEIDTSLIAFGDEQDSSALRTALRVGASDYLSERCTMSDLLPLLKQMADQKIVSRQMGELFLFVNAKGGNGASTIAMNVAIELAENNPGDVLLIDIDTQFGLMSEYLDLAPKYGMLDAIDILSELDESSLNSLVTVYDGKLHTIGFANGQGEAAMSKIDQIQKIVPMFRQFYKYIIIDYSRGIEPTFANLVTPATRIFLVLQQNYMSLKNANNLVKSLKFEFGHSEESIELIVNRYEKSQSITVKDIENTIPKVDIQMIPNDYKVANESANLGKPVINFKKRSAISKALQKFSGSLQPEDESKKGWLSKLFK, from the coding sequence ATGGGTGAACCAGTACCAATCAATCGCGATAATCTAGAAAGCGTACAGTACTCACTTCGTACTAACCTGCACGTATGGATATTTAATGTTACCGATGAATTTCGACGTCACATTACAAACGAGTTAAGTAAAAGTATTAATACTGTCGTCGAGACCATGAGTTTAAATCTAGTCAGTGAGGAGTCTTTGAGTCCTTTGCATGCCCCGGATGTTATTTTTGTAGAGGCTAAACAGGGTTGGGCAGCAAAAGTCGCAGAGATTCAGAATTACAGCCTACCATTTGGTGAGATTGATACCTCGCTTATTGCATTTGGTGATGAGCAAGATAGCAGCGCATTGAGGACAGCGCTCAGAGTGGGCGCATCTGACTATCTCAGTGAACGATGCACCATGAGCGATTTGCTACCTTTGCTCAAGCAAATGGCCGATCAAAAAATAGTAAGCCGTCAGATGGGAGAGTTGTTCCTGTTTGTCAATGCAAAAGGGGGCAACGGAGCTTCGACAATTGCTATGAATGTGGCGATTGAGCTCGCAGAGAACAACCCAGGAGACGTGCTCCTCATTGATATCGACACCCAGTTCGGCCTGATGTCAGAGTATCTAGATCTAGCTCCGAAGTACGGAATGTTAGACGCTATCGATATTCTTTCAGAACTCGATGAGTCTTCATTGAATAGCCTTGTGACGGTTTATGACGGGAAACTTCATACTATAGGCTTTGCCAATGGCCAAGGTGAAGCTGCAATGAGCAAGATTGACCAAATACAGAAAATTGTCCCAATGTTCCGACAATTCTATAAATACATCATTATCGATTATTCACGTGGGATTGAGCCAACTTTTGCTAATTTGGTGACACCAGCGACACGAATCTTTTTGGTGCTTCAACAGAACTACATGTCACTCAAGAACGCCAACAATTTGGTTAAATCTCTTAAGTTCGAGTTTGGTCATAGTGAAGAATCAATAGAGCTCATCGTGAACCGTTACGAGAAGAGCCAATCGATAACTGTCAAAGACATCGAGAATACGATTCCTAAAGTAGACATTCAGATGATTCCGAATGACTACAAGGTTGCAAACGAAAGCGCCAACTTAGGTAAACCGGTGATCAACTTCAAAAAACGCAGTGCGATCAGTAAAGCGCTTCAAAAGTTTTCTGGCTCGTTGCAACCGGAAGATGAGAGTAAAAAAGGGTGGTTGTCTAAGCTATTTAAATAG
- a CDS encoding TadE/TadG family type IV pilus assembly protein: MKKLSKNGQKGITIIEFTMILLGALIMMFAAFEFGRYIFSMQMLNEMSRKAARLAVVCSISDRDDIADLPEVTENRPVGFVASNLSIEYVDNTGATVNVDNFSTLSEDDQNFILSQVRFVRAEITNYQFQFFPLLSFIGNAGAINTPSFPTILPIESLGIVRPNAGSVNGTIEDC, translated from the coding sequence ATGAAGAAGCTATCCAAAAATGGCCAGAAAGGTATCACAATCATAGAGTTTACTATGATTTTGCTCGGTGCTCTTATCATGATGTTTGCGGCATTTGAGTTTGGACGGTACATCTTTTCGATGCAGATGCTAAACGAAATGTCTCGGAAAGCAGCACGTTTGGCTGTGGTCTGTTCGATATCTGACAGAGATGATATCGCTGATCTTCCTGAGGTAACAGAGAACCGCCCTGTAGGATTTGTGGCCAGTAATTTATCGATAGAGTACGTCGACAATACCGGTGCAACCGTTAACGTCGACAACTTTTCAACCCTATCAGAAGATGATCAAAACTTTATTTTGTCTCAAGTTCGATTCGTTAGGGCAGAAATCACTAATTACCAGTTTCAGTTTTTCCCATTATTGTCTTTTATTGGTAATGCAGGGGCGATTAACACGCCGAGCTTCCCGACGATATTACCAATAGAAAGCTTGGGGATAGTTAGACCAAATGCCGGATCTGTGAATGGAACCATTGAAGACTGCTAG
- a CDS encoding TadE/TadG family type IV pilus assembly protein, whose product MNKSRKQQKGLAAVEFALISPLIIVFMALYIEVGSMFIDYQTLNKAVRNGARYAVTSIYGTATTQQIAPVAEIQNMVVYGRNPAVGNALLPGLAVDSVTVSHVSDVVTVTANYNYQPYFATLPFVGVDMSVNFSASAVMETGL is encoded by the coding sequence ATGAACAAGTCAAGAAAGCAGCAGAAAGGGTTGGCTGCAGTAGAATTTGCCCTTATTTCTCCGCTGATTATCGTGTTTATGGCCCTCTATATCGAGGTCGGTAGCATGTTTATTGACTATCAAACGCTCAATAAGGCCGTTCGCAATGGTGCGCGCTACGCCGTGACTAGTATCTATGGCACGGCGACAACTCAGCAAATAGCCCCTGTGGCCGAGATCCAAAATATGGTTGTGTATGGTCGCAATCCAGCAGTCGGTAATGCTCTGCTTCCTGGTCTAGCGGTAGACAGTGTGACGGTAAGTCATGTTAGTGACGTTGTGACGGTTACGGCAAATTACAACTACCAACCTTATTTCGCAACGCTCCCATTTGTTGGCGTCGATATGAGTGTGAACTTCTCGGCCTCTGCTGTTATGGAGACGGGACTATGA
- a CDS encoding pilus assembly protein TadG-related protein, which produces MVKQRKSQRSMGKQKGLTLILITMVLVVFLVFAAFAVDVNHALLSKTRLQNGVDAAALAAAVKVSAGETDATAQATAIQTISTMYTASGNTEISVPSGSINVQFSNDPQDFSGSYNEALDTYVRVSVSNVPLNSYFLGYFGFDKAGAASAVAGPSSTIIYACNVVPMAVCADTTSGANDFLGYEFQTVYELKVADKNATEMGPGNFQLLDFGTGGADVRQYLAGGFAGCVDITSTVTTKPGASIGPVGQGLNTRFGDYSGGGVSSSEYPPDIYVKEPTTLASSDGEGNVVYDNSWNYADYETESVACTGTASGDCTSGEGGRRILPVPMVDCDGASGGTTELPLTAVGCFFLLQKAPDNNGAKDGVYGEFIEDCTITNGTTGVNPSTEGVFKIQLYRDPLSGES; this is translated from the coding sequence ATGGTTAAACAACGTAAAAGCCAAAGATCAATGGGGAAACAGAAAGGACTAACACTGATACTAATCACAATGGTATTAGTAGTGTTTTTGGTCTTCGCTGCATTTGCCGTAGATGTTAACCATGCGCTCCTCAGTAAGACTCGGCTGCAAAACGGTGTAGATGCAGCGGCATTGGCAGCAGCAGTAAAGGTTAGCGCTGGTGAAACTGATGCGACTGCCCAAGCGACGGCAATCCAGACGATCAGCACGATGTACACGGCATCTGGTAATACAGAGATATCAGTCCCAAGCGGTTCAATCAATGTGCAGTTTTCAAATGACCCTCAAGACTTCAGCGGCTCTTACAACGAAGCCTTGGACACCTATGTGCGGGTTTCTGTGTCAAATGTCCCGCTTAACTCTTACTTCCTTGGATATTTTGGTTTTGACAAGGCTGGAGCAGCGTCTGCGGTAGCTGGACCAAGTTCAACAATTATATATGCCTGTAACGTCGTTCCGATGGCAGTCTGTGCAGATACCACTAGTGGAGCAAATGACTTTCTCGGTTACGAGTTTCAAACTGTATATGAACTCAAAGTAGCTGATAAAAATGCGACTGAAATGGGACCAGGCAACTTCCAGTTGCTAGATTTTGGTACCGGTGGTGCTGATGTGAGGCAATATCTTGCAGGTGGGTTCGCAGGTTGTGTGGATATCACCAGTACGGTGACAACAAAACCCGGAGCAAGTATCGGCCCGGTTGGTCAAGGACTTAATACACGCTTTGGAGACTACTCTGGTGGTGGGGTCTCTTCTTCGGAGTATCCACCTGACATTTATGTAAAAGAACCAACCACGTTGGCATCATCTGATGGCGAGGGAAATGTTGTTTACGATAATTCATGGAACTATGCAGACTATGAGACGGAATCAGTAGCGTGTACCGGCACCGCCAGTGGCGACTGTACGTCCGGTGAGGGTGGTCGACGCATATTGCCGGTTCCAATGGTGGACTGTGATGGTGCATCTGGAGGTACGACCGAACTACCATTGACAGCTGTGGGATGTTTTTTCCTTCTACAAAAAGCCCCTGATAACAATGGTGCCAAAGATGGTGTGTATGGCGAGTTTATTGAAGATTGCACCATTACGAATGGCACAACTGGAGTAAACCCGAGTACCGAGGGCGTGTTCAAGATCCAACTCTATAGAGATCCTTTGAGTGGGGAGTCTTAA
- a CDS encoding type II and III secretion system protein family protein has product MKRIFLLLAAIAMALNLQAATQSGKYVKVPHHKSKNVILAGKAKRVSLGDPEVLDIVMLRSNEVFLIGKKLGSTNLMAWDSRGRLIESIDVEVTHDLNGVKSKLYEFLPNETIEVHSSQEKLILSGQVSSQEVMNRAVKVAETFTAGEAADAGTSSSDEVVDKTNVINLMSIGGAQQVMLEVTVAEVQRSLVRRFDSDFHFFNQNGNFGWGATSGGAIIDDVGGGIGPIFGTPAIDETGLLATFLDGNTLFTLALDIAKENGVAKVLAEPNLTALSGSKAEFLAGGEFPIPVPNRDGITVEYKEYGVGLKFVPTILTDQKINLVLSVDVSEIANSGSLTLDPIETNATYVIPPITKRTAASTLELADGQTIGIAGLLSENVRDVSSKLPGVGDIPVLGQLFNSQEFISGETELVILVTPRLARPIDRSQVVLPTDAFVKPNDWEYYLLGQGSYIAEMDPASTAYQPATPQEVPSTQGGSEGTFGHDL; this is encoded by the coding sequence ATGAAAAGGATTTTCCTCCTCCTCGCGGCCATTGCAATGGCTTTGAACCTTCAAGCGGCTACCCAGAGTGGTAAATACGTCAAGGTTCCGCACCACAAATCTAAAAATGTCATTCTCGCAGGTAAGGCTAAGCGAGTATCTCTGGGGGACCCAGAAGTTTTAGATATTGTTATGCTTCGTTCCAACGAGGTATTCCTTATTGGTAAAAAACTTGGCTCGACCAACCTTATGGCATGGGATAGTCGAGGTAGATTGATTGAATCTATTGACGTAGAAGTGACACATGATCTCAATGGTGTGAAATCCAAGTTGTACGAGTTCCTACCGAACGAAACGATAGAGGTACACAGCTCGCAAGAGAAGTTAATCCTTAGTGGTCAAGTCAGCAGTCAGGAAGTGATGAATCGTGCTGTTAAGGTCGCGGAGACATTCACAGCTGGTGAAGCAGCAGACGCTGGGACTTCTTCTTCTGACGAGGTTGTAGATAAAACTAATGTTATCAACCTAATGTCAATTGGTGGTGCTCAACAAGTCATGTTGGAAGTGACCGTGGCAGAGGTACAACGTAGCCTGGTTAGAAGGTTCGATTCTGACTTCCACTTTTTTAACCAGAACGGCAACTTTGGTTGGGGAGCGACTAGTGGAGGTGCAATTATCGATGACGTTGGCGGCGGCATAGGTCCAATTTTCGGTACGCCTGCCATCGATGAAACAGGGCTGCTGGCCACCTTCCTAGACGGCAATACCCTGTTTACTCTAGCGCTTGATATAGCGAAAGAGAATGGTGTCGCGAAGGTCCTTGCAGAGCCGAACTTGACCGCACTTAGTGGCTCCAAAGCGGAATTTTTGGCGGGGGGAGAGTTTCCAATTCCGGTGCCAAATAGAGACGGTATTACCGTAGAGTACAAAGAGTACGGTGTTGGTCTCAAATTTGTGCCCACTATCCTTACCGACCAGAAGATCAATTTGGTGTTGTCTGTTGATGTCAGTGAAATCGCAAACTCTGGTTCACTTACGCTGGATCCAATAGAAACGAATGCGACTTACGTTATACCACCAATTACCAAGCGAACCGCAGCTTCGACTCTTGAACTTGCTGATGGTCAGACTATTGGTATTGCCGGGTTACTCAGCGAGAACGTTAGAGATGTCTCCTCAAAACTACCTGGCGTGGGTGATATTCCGGTCTTAGGACAACTATTCAATAGCCAAGAGTTTATCTCTGGTGAGACTGAGCTTGTTATTCTTGTTACCCCTCGTTTGGCTCGTCCGATTGATCGAAGCCAAGTGGTGTTGCCAACAGACGCGTTCGTCAAGCCTAATGACTGGGAATACTATCTGCTAGGCCAAGGGTCTTACATTGCAGAAATGGACCCTGCTAGTACTGCTTACCAGCCAGCAACACCTCAAGAAGTACCTTCTACTCAAGGTGGTTCAGAAGGAACATTTGGACACGATCTATAA
- the cpaB gene encoding Flp pilus assembly protein CpaB: MSRTQVFFLMMFSLALGLAAVFFAKKWMDDQVQPEVVTEVVEREPVVFVEQDIPAGTIIEAKHLSIKLLEKDWKNDEHHFVALEDVTGKVANSPLYQGEILHNYRIALPGEGSTLASVISEDKRAITIRVNDVIGVAGFLLPGNKVDVMNTVKRGKTRASTTTVLKNIKVLAVDQTARTNDNKPVIVRAVTLEVTPKEAEKLLTAKSSGEIQLALRNPQQKDKPVAKTRYVAPPSVTIIKGTQSSNIRVRD; this comes from the coding sequence ATGAGTCGTACGCAAGTATTTTTCTTAATGATGTTTTCGTTGGCATTGGGGCTCGCTGCAGTTTTCTTTGCTAAAAAATGGATGGATGATCAGGTTCAACCGGAAGTCGTGACCGAGGTCGTTGAGCGCGAGCCTGTTGTGTTTGTCGAACAGGACATACCTGCAGGAACTATCATCGAAGCCAAACACCTATCAATTAAGTTGTTAGAGAAAGACTGGAAGAATGACGAACATCATTTTGTCGCTCTCGAAGACGTGACAGGCAAGGTTGCCAACTCACCTTTGTATCAGGGTGAAATTCTACACAACTATAGGATCGCTTTACCCGGAGAAGGCTCTACCTTGGCGTCGGTGATTTCAGAAGACAAGAGAGCAATCACAATTCGCGTTAATGATGTCATCGGTGTGGCGGGCTTTCTATTGCCGGGCAACAAAGTTGATGTCATGAATACGGTAAAGCGGGGCAAGACTAGAGCCAGCACGACGACTGTTCTCAAAAATATCAAGGTTCTCGCAGTAGACCAGACGGCAAGAACCAATGATAACAAGCCCGTCATTGTTCGTGCTGTAACCCTCGAAGTGACACCTAAAGAAGCCGAAAAGTTACTCACTGCGAAAAGTAGCGGAGAGATCCAGCTCGCACTTCGCAATCCACAACAAAAAGATAAACCTGTAGCTAAGACGCGTTATGTCGCCCCTCCTAGTGTCACTATTATTAAAGGGACGCAGTCTTCAAATATAAGAGTTAGAGACTAA
- a CDS encoding AAA family ATPase gives MNAITSAENKPQLSPQMDPPSVPTSLGELGIPQVVLENLLLKHLSHETKVDLLGLSQLMGMSTQLVQELLNILRKRSLIEVYQPHTEGYAQAEKLSTSHILYGLSGQGLQEAELAFLKDAYIGPAPVSLSDYNHVVTMQDIRRNNISYNNVVHALSGVYGSEYMVPVLGPALNSGRALLLYGNSGTGKSYVAAQLLNAFDTSVYIPYSVYASGSVIKVFSELHHTRLDNNSSAQTISFSEQYDRRWALCERPNIQVGGELTMDMLEINHSESNRVWMAPLQMLANNGLLIIDDLGRQTIPVDTLLNRWIVPMEYNVDYLVLPNGQQFSIPFVLTLAFSTNLSPLEIADPAFLRRLGYKIEFQPLIEDTYLELFASLIENYELSMSSLTTEHLLLLHRQFKVPFYPCIPKDIVGICKDIIKFEGRDSEVTANVLEASWRLYFTSDGLEGI, from the coding sequence ATGAATGCCATTACGTCTGCAGAAAACAAACCTCAGCTGAGTCCCCAAATGGATCCGCCCTCAGTTCCTACGTCGTTAGGTGAGTTGGGTATTCCACAAGTTGTGTTAGAAAATCTATTGTTGAAACACCTCTCTCATGAAACCAAGGTGGACTTGCTTGGTCTGTCGCAACTCATGGGGATGAGCACACAGCTCGTGCAAGAGTTGCTCAATATTCTTAGAAAACGGTCGCTGATAGAAGTATATCAACCTCACACAGAAGGGTACGCACAGGCAGAAAAGCTATCCACTAGCCATATCTTATATGGCCTGTCGGGACAAGGTTTACAAGAAGCCGAACTCGCCTTTCTCAAAGATGCCTACATAGGCCCTGCACCAGTTTCTCTATCAGACTATAACCACGTAGTAACAATGCAGGATATTCGGCGAAACAATATCTCATACAACAATGTGGTGCATGCGTTAAGTGGTGTTTACGGTTCGGAGTATATGGTGCCTGTACTAGGGCCTGCACTTAACTCTGGCCGTGCTTTGCTTCTATACGGTAACTCAGGTACCGGTAAGAGCTATGTCGCCGCACAGCTGTTAAATGCGTTTGATACCTCTGTCTACATTCCTTATTCAGTGTATGCATCAGGTAGTGTCATCAAGGTATTTTCTGAGCTCCATCATACGAGATTGGACAATAACTCTAGCGCACAAACAATCAGTTTTAGTGAGCAATATGATCGACGTTGGGCCCTTTGTGAACGCCCCAACATTCAAGTTGGCGGTGAGCTCACAATGGACATGCTCGAAATTAACCATTCTGAGAGTAACCGAGTATGGATGGCGCCATTGCAGATGCTAGCGAACAATGGCTTGTTGATCATTGATGATTTGGGTAGGCAAACTATTCCGGTTGATACTTTGCTTAATCGTTGGATCGTACCGATGGAATATAACGTGGATTATTTGGTACTTCCTAACGGGCAACAGTTCTCCATACCATTTGTACTTACACTTGCTTTCTCTACCAACCTCAGTCCACTCGAGATAGCGGATCCCGCTTTCCTCAGACGCCTGGGTTATAAAATCGAGTTTCAACCTCTGATTGAGGATACCTATCTAGAGCTCTTCGCTTCTCTTATAGAAAATTACGAGTTATCGATGAGTTCACTCACCACTGAACATCTTTTATTGCTTCACAGGCAGTTCAAAGTGCCTTTTTATCCTTGCATTCCCAAGGACATCGTCGGGATATGTAAGGACATTATCAAGTTTGAAGGGAGAGACTCTGAAGTCACAGCAAACGTCTTAGAGGCTTCTTGGAGACTATACTTTACTTCCGATGGATTGGAGGGAATATAA
- a CDS encoding A24 family peptidase, whose translation MYIGIWTVLFIIVVFDARENRIPNKLVGLLTVVIIAHLYSFYGSVLSIPPDHLIGGLVGFSVCFALYLGGLVGAGDVKLIGSISLLIGLDDLLPYGAAVIVIGGIQSTFYLAQKLAMSQVSLGQHMRQYVTHNIYGRLTKAPVDAIEMRIPFAPAIVAAVALYPIMS comes from the coding sequence ATGTATATTGGAATATGGACTGTTCTTTTTATTATTGTCGTCTTTGATGCCAGGGAAAACAGGATCCCAAACAAACTCGTCGGTCTCCTAACGGTCGTGATTATTGCTCACCTATACAGCTTCTATGGAAGCGTCCTAAGCATTCCTCCTGACCATTTAATTGGGGGTTTAGTAGGATTCTCAGTGTGTTTTGCACTCTATCTGGGTGGCCTCGTAGGCGCTGGCGACGTCAAGCTTATAGGGTCTATAAGCCTATTAATTGGTCTTGATGATTTACTCCCGTACGGTGCCGCCGTCATCGTAATAGGTGGAATCCAAAGCACATTCTATTTGGCGCAGAAACTTGCTATGTCACAAGTAAGTCTTGGGCAACACATGCGCCAATACGTCACACACAACATCTATGGAAGATTAACCAAAGCGCCAGTGGATGCTATTGAGATGCGAATTCCGTTTGCTCCGGCAATTGTTGCTGCGGTCGCCTTGTATCCGATCATGAGCTAG
- a CDS encoding Flp family type IVb pilin, which translates to MSSLKNLFKDFMSDEEGLTLIEYLLGAALIILAFAAASPWTALKTALDNVIADAESGGSS; encoded by the coding sequence ATGTCATCATTAAAAAACTTATTTAAGGACTTTATGTCAGACGAGGAAGGGCTAACGCTCATCGAATATTTATTAGGTGCCGCGCTTATTATCTTGGCTTTCGCAGCCGCATCGCCATGGACTGCGTTGAAAACAGCACTTGATAACGTTATTGCTGATGCAGAGTCTGGTGGTTCTTCATAA